ATGGCTGCCACCCCTACTGATATGAAGGAGTATCCGAACTCTTACGCGTTTGTGATCGACATGCTTGGGCTGAAAGGTGAGAACATTAAGGTGCAGGTGGAGGAGGACAGTGTGCTAGTCATTAGCGGCGAGAGGAAGAGGGAGATGGAGAAAGTAGGGACTAAGTATTTGAGGATGGAGAGAAGAGTGGGAAAGTTCATGCGCAAGTTTAAGTTT
This Vigna angularis cultivar LongXiaoDou No.4 chromosome 4, ASM1680809v1, whole genome shotgun sequence DNA region includes the following protein-coding sequences:
- the LOC108330519 gene encoding 17.3 kDa class II heat shock protein-like, with protein sequence MGIRYGTSCNFLLIFCEFFWTYVRDAKSMAATPTDMKEYPNSYAFVIDMLGLKGENIKVQVEEDSVLVISGERKREMEKVGTKYLRMERRVGKFMRKFKFPNNSNTDAISARYQDVVLTITINKLSPLPPPKELKPLVFKVD